A single window of Cupriavidus pauculus DNA harbors:
- a CDS encoding aldehyde dehydrogenase: protein MTTQQVLPILIAGEWRPGGGDRYATRYPATGEVVAELNAASLADVEEAIQGAHQAFRVSGWAQRKPHERAAVLHRVAALIRAKSESLAQSQRLDNGKPISETRALVASAAATFQFFAAALETLEEQITPQRGDCLTMSVYEPMGVVAAITPWNSPIASEAQKMAPALAAGNAVIVKPAEVTPLMALELAAICEEAGVPRGLISVLPGKGSVIGDAITKHPLVKRVSFTGGTTTGKHIAHIAADKMMPVSLELGGKSPTMVFDDADLDHAVNGVLYGIFSSSGESCIAGSRLFVARSQYEPFIDRLAAAAAKLRVGDPADERTQMGPLITDRHRDSIESYVAVGVADGGQLRTGGIRPDVPGLPNGYFYTPTIIEGLDNHARICQEEIFGPVLVAMPFDDEDDLIEQANDSVYALAAGIWTRDYKRAWRVARSVQAGNVWINTYKQFSIATPFGGWRDSGLGREKGRLGILQYMEQKSVYWGLNEQPLPWAGD from the coding sequence ATGACGACGCAACAAGTCCTTCCCATCCTGATTGCCGGCGAGTGGCGCCCGGGCGGCGGCGACCGCTACGCCACGCGCTACCCCGCCACTGGCGAGGTGGTGGCCGAACTGAACGCGGCCAGCCTGGCCGATGTCGAGGAGGCCATCCAGGGCGCGCATCAGGCCTTCCGTGTCAGCGGATGGGCCCAACGCAAGCCGCACGAGCGCGCCGCCGTGCTCCACCGTGTGGCCGCGCTGATCCGCGCCAAGTCCGAATCATTGGCCCAGAGCCAGCGGCTGGACAACGGCAAGCCGATCAGCGAAACCCGCGCGCTGGTGGCCAGCGCTGCGGCGACCTTCCAGTTCTTTGCCGCCGCACTGGAAACGCTGGAAGAGCAGATCACGCCGCAACGCGGCGATTGCCTGACGATGAGTGTCTACGAGCCGATGGGCGTGGTGGCGGCCATCACGCCGTGGAACTCGCCAATTGCCAGCGAGGCACAGAAGATGGCGCCCGCTTTGGCCGCCGGCAACGCTGTCATCGTCAAGCCGGCCGAGGTAACGCCGCTGATGGCGCTGGAACTGGCCGCCATCTGCGAAGAGGCCGGTGTGCCGCGTGGCCTGATCAGCGTGCTGCCGGGCAAGGGCTCGGTCATTGGCGACGCCATCACCAAGCACCCGCTGGTGAAGCGCGTGTCGTTCACCGGTGGCACCACTACCGGCAAGCACATTGCGCATATCGCGGCCGACAAGATGATGCCGGTGTCGCTGGAACTGGGCGGCAAGTCGCCGACGATGGTGTTCGACGATGCCGACCTGGACCACGCGGTGAACGGCGTGCTGTACGGCATCTTCAGTTCGTCGGGCGAATCGTGCATTGCCGGCTCGCGCCTGTTCGTGGCGCGCTCGCAGTACGAGCCATTCATCGACCGACTGGCTGCTGCGGCGGCGAAGTTGCGAGTGGGCGATCCGGCCGATGAACGCACCCAGATGGGGCCGCTGATCACCGACCGGCACCGCGACAGCATCGAATCGTACGTGGCGGTAGGCGTGGCAGACGGCGGCCAGCTGCGCACGGGCGGTATCCGCCCGGACGTGCCCGGCCTGCCCAATGGCTACTTCTATACGCCGACCATCATCGAAGGGCTCGACAACCACGCACGCATCTGCCAGGAGGAAATCTTCGGGCCGGTGCTGGTGGCGATGCCGTTCGACGACGAGGACGACCTGATCGAGCAGGCCAACGACAGCGTCTATGCGCTGGCGGCCGGCATCTGGACGCGCGACTACAAGCGTGCGTGGCGGGTGGCACGGTCCGTGCAAGCCGGTAACGTCTGGATCAACACCTACAAGCAGTTCTCGATCGCGACGCCGTTCGGCGGCTGGCGCGACAGCGGCCTGGGCCGCGAGAAGGGACGACTTGGCATCCTGCAGTACATGGAACAGAAGAGCGTGTACTGGGGCTTGAACGAACAACCGCTGCCGTGGGCCGGAGACTGA
- a CDS encoding aspartate dehydrogenase yields the protein MLHVSMVGCGAIGRGVLELLKSDPDVAFDVVIVPEGGMDEARGALSTLAPHVRVATRLADGDQRPDLLVECAGHQALEEHVVPALERGIPCLVVSVGALSEPGMAERLEAAARRGNTQVQLLSGAIGAIDALAAARVGGLDEVIYTGRKPARAWTGTPAEQLFDLDALTEPTVIFEGTARDAARLYPKNANVAATVSLAGLGLDRTSVKLLADPSAVENVHHVEARGAFGGFELTMRGKPLAANPKTSALTVFSVVRALGNRAHAVSI from the coding sequence ATGCTGCATGTGTCGATGGTGGGTTGCGGTGCGATTGGCCGCGGCGTGCTGGAACTGCTGAAGTCCGATCCGGATGTCGCGTTCGACGTGGTCATCGTGCCGGAAGGCGGGATGGACGAGGCGCGCGGCGCGCTGTCGACGCTGGCGCCCCACGTGCGCGTGGCGACGCGGCTGGCCGACGGTGACCAGCGCCCCGACCTGCTGGTCGAATGCGCGGGCCACCAGGCGCTGGAGGAACACGTGGTACCGGCCCTGGAGCGCGGCATTCCGTGCCTGGTCGTGTCGGTGGGCGCGCTTTCGGAGCCCGGGATGGCCGAACGCCTGGAGGCCGCGGCACGCCGTGGCAACACGCAGGTGCAGCTGCTGTCCGGTGCCATCGGTGCCATCGATGCCCTGGCGGCTGCCCGCGTGGGCGGGCTGGACGAGGTCATCTACACGGGCCGCAAGCCGGCGCGCGCATGGACCGGCACGCCGGCCGAGCAGCTGTTCGACCTCGATGCGCTGACCGAGCCGACCGTGATCTTCGAAGGCACGGCGCGCGATGCCGCACGGCTCTATCCCAAGAACGCCAATGTGGCGGCCACCGTGTCGCTGGCCGGACTGGGGCTGGACCGCACGTCGGTCAAGCTGCTGGCCGATCCGTCGGCGGTGGAGAACGTCCACCACGTGGAAGCACGCGGCGCATTCGGCGGCTTCGAGCTGACCATGCGCGGCAAGCCGCTGGCGGCCAACCCCAAGACGTCCGCGCTGACCGTGTTCAGTGTGGTGCGCGCCCTCGGCAACCGCGCGCACGCGGTGTCGATCTGA